The proteins below are encoded in one region of Sminthopsis crassicaudata isolate SCR6 chromosome 1, ASM4859323v1, whole genome shotgun sequence:
- the RBM24 gene encoding RNA-binding protein 24, whose protein sequence is MHTTQKDTTYTKIFVGGLPYHTTDSSLRKYFEVFGEIEEAVVITDRQTGKSRGYGFVTMADRAAAERACKDPNPIIDGRKANVNLAYLGAKPRIMQPGFAFGVQQLHPALIQRPFGIPAHYVYPQAFVQPGVVIPHVQPTAAAASTTPYIDYTGAAYAQYSAAAAAAAAAAYDQYPYAASPAAAGYVTAGGYGYAVQQPITAAAPGTAAAAAAAAAAAAAFGQYQPQQLQTDRMQ, encoded by the exons ATGCACACCACCCAGAAGGACACCACATACACCAAAATCTTCGTCGGGGGGCTCCCGTACCACACCACGGATTCCAGCCTGCGCAAGTACTTCGAGGTCTTCGGGGAGATCGAAGAGGCGGTGGTCATCACAGACCGGCAGACGGGGAAATCCCGGGGCTATGGATTT GTCACCATGGCTGACAGAGCTGCTGCTGAAAGGGCCTGTAAGGATCCTAACCCTATCATTGATGGCAGAAAGGCCAACGTGAATCTGGCATACTTGGGGGCAAAACCCAGGATCATGCAGCCAG GTTTTGCCTTTGGTGTTCAACAACTTCACCCAGCTCTTATACAGAGACCTTTTGG GATACCTGCCCATTATGTTTATCCACAGGCTTTTGTGCAGCCTGGAGTTGTAATTCCACATGTCCAACCTACAGCAGCTGCTGCCTCTACCACACCTTACATTGATTACACTGGAGCTGCATATGCACAATACTCCGCAGCTgcagcagctgcagcagcagcagcctatGACCAGTACCCATATGCGGCATCTCCAGCTGCTGCAGGATATGTCACTGCTGGGGGCTATGGTTATGCAGTCCAGCAGCCAATCACTGCGGCAGCACCTGGGACAGctgctgcagcagcagcagcagcggctgCAGCAGCAGCATTTGGCCAATATCAGCCACAGCAGCTGCAAACAGACCGTATGCAATAA